A stretch of Fulvia fulva chromosome 4, complete sequence DNA encodes these proteins:
- a CDS encoding Dothistromin biosynthesis peroxidase dotB, whose amino-acid sequence MKLSTSQILFASVAPLVNAFPAALLERAANDAAMQADADKIAQLLSRRQQGADAAKALFEPVPVFDAQKQLIDVSKGSGHEYVAPGPGDLRGPCPGLNAFANHGFLPHNGYATVSQYIEATETVVGMGPILAGFLSILGGAIDGDLLSWSLGGTPTLAQGGLTGVLGHGLVGSHNKYEGDSSPTRGDLYQAGDNYKTVTSQFQDMINFSPNGVATIESLTNFRSHRFDQQIATNPYFFNGPFTGVLVQPAAYAFIYRFMANHSAENTEGELTHSTLQSWFGVEGTDGNYNAVQGTERIPENWYRRPQAYPYEVTYFLADVINAALLHPKFLDIGGNTGTVNTFAGVNLENLTGGVFNVLDLLKGNNLGCFVFQLSSQAKPDILTGPLNALLGVVGGLVSQLGCRQLKAIDNKQLEAFPGYSRNPVYS is encoded by the exons ATGAAGTTGTCAACATCTCAGATCCTCTTCGCCTCCGTGGCACCCCTTGTCAATGCCTTCCCAGCAGCTCTCCTTGAGCGTGCAGCAAACGATGCCGCCATGCAGGCTGACGCCGACAAGATCGCTCAGCTTCTGTCAAGGCGTCAGCAAGGAGCCGATGCTGCAAAAGCACTCTTCGAGCCAGTCCCAGTCTTCGACGCCCAGAAGCAGCTCATCGACGTGAGCAAAGGCAGCGGACACGAATACGTTGCACCAGGACCAGGTGATCTTCGAGGACCATGTCCAGGTCTGAATGCTTTTGCCAACCATGGCTTCCTGCCTCACAATGGTTATGCCACTGTCTCACAATACATCGAGGCCACTGAGACGGTAGTCGGTATGGGTCCAATCCTTGCTGGCTTCCTTTCCATCCTCGGCGGTGCTATCGATGGTGACCTCCTTTCATGGTCACTGGGTGGCACACCGACCCTTGCGCAGGGTGGTCTTACCGGCGTCCTTGGACATGGCCTTGTCGGTTCGCACAACAA GTACGAGGGAGATTCATCACCAACCCGCGGCGACCTCTACCAAGCCGGCGACAACTACAAGACCGTCACATCTCAGTTCCAAGACATGATCAACTTCTCACCAAACGGTGTTGCCACGATCGAGAGCTTGACCAACTTCCGTTCCCACCGCTTCGACCAGCAGATCGCCACAAACCCATACTTCTTCAACGGACCTTTCACCGGTGTCCTGGTCCAGCCTGCTGCATACGCTTTTATCTACCGCTTCATGGCCAACCACTCTGCCGAGAACACCGAGGGTGAACTGACCCACTCCACGCTGCAGTCGTGGTTCGGTGTTGAGGGAACTGATGGAAACTACAATGCCGTTCAGGGTACCGAGCGTATCCCAGAGAACTGG TACCGCCGCCCTCAAGCCTACCCATACGAAGTAACCTACTTCCTCGCCGACGTCATCAACGCCGCCCTCCTGCACCCCAAGTTCCTCGACATCGGCGGTAACACCGGCACAGTCAACACCTTCGCCGGCGTCAACCTCGAGAACCTGACCGGTGGCGTCTTCAACGTTTTGGACCTGCTCAAGGGTAACAACCTGGGCTGCTTCGTGTTCCAGCTTTCGTCTCAGGCCAAGCCAGATATTCTTACTGGGCCGCTGAATGCGTTACTGGGAGTTGTTGGAGGCTTGGTGTCGCAGCTGGGGTGCCGGCAGTTGAAGGCGATTGATAATAAGCAATTGGAGGCTTTCCCGGGGTACTCGAGGAACCCGGTGTACTCATAG
- a CDS encoding putative vacuolar amino acid transporter, whose translation MQHPIRLTWNEACSGIFGSISLAAWIFLLLPQVLENYQQGHADGISLTFLFIWFVGDVTNLAGALWARLVPTVIALAVYFCFADTVLIAQCLYYLGLKKTRAREKDADESTGGVLQSEHTPLLNRDATKPSNPTNPRRRLTDVTEENLGLPGSRRVSSANSLRRRSTHEDTSLSRILEEPTRTRATIKNTVSILGVCIVGAAGWAIAWKAGAWRPTPVGQEGSGDKTPVAAEILGYISAVCYLGARIPQIVKNQRERSCEGLSLLFFLLSLLGNLTYGAGILFHSLEREYVVTNIPWLIGSLGTIVEDVTIFIQFHVFGDTQEASAVV comes from the coding sequence ATGCAGCACCCCATCCGCCTCACCTGGAACGAAGCCTGCTCAGGCATCTTCGGCAGCATCTCCCTCGCCGCCTGGATCTTCCTCCTCCTGCCGCAAGTACTCGAGAACTACCAGCAAGGCCACGCCGACGGGATCTCGCTGACCTTCCTCTTCATCTGGTTCGTCGGCGATGTCACGAACTTGGCCGGCGCACTGTGGGCGCGACTTGTCCCGACTGTGATTGCGTTGGCGGTGTACTTTTGTTTCGCGGATACGGTTCTGATCGCGCAGTGTCTCTACTACCTGGGACTGAAGAAGACAAGGGCGCGAGAGAAGGATGCAGACGAGAGTACTGGTGGGGTGCTGCAGAGCGAGCACACACCACTCTTGAACCGCGACGCGACCAAGCCCTCCAACCCAACCAACCCGAGACGCAGACTCACAGACGTAACGGAAGAAAACCTCGGCCTCCCGGGCTCACGCAGAGTCAGCAGCGCCAACAGTCTCCGAAGACGCAGCACCCACGAAGACACCAGCCTCTCCCGCATCCTCGAAGAACCCACCCGCACACGAGCCACCATCAAGAACACCGTCTCCATCCTCGGCGTGTGCATAGTCGGCGCAGCAGGCTGGGCAATCGCATGGAAAGCGGGCGCATGGAGACCCACCCCGGTCGGGCAAGAGGGGAGTGGTGACAAAACCCCCGTCGCGGCCGAAATCTTGGGCTACATCAGCGCAGTATGCTATTTGGGCGCGAGGATACCGCAGATTGTGAAGAATCAGCGAGAACGGAGCTGTGAGGGGTTGAGTCTGCTGTTCTTCCTGCTGAGTTTGCTGGGGAATCTGACGTATGGAGCGGGGATTCTGTTCCATTCGCTCGAGAGGGAGTATGTGGTGACAAATATTCCCTGGCTGATTGGGTCGCTGGGCACGATTGTGGAGGATGTTACTATTTTCATCCAGTTTCATGTTTTCGGCGATACGCAGGAGGCTTCGGCGGTGGTGTGA